In Lotus japonicus ecotype B-129 chromosome 5, LjGifu_v1.2, one genomic interval encodes:
- the LOC130721227 gene encoding vacuolar protein-sorting-associated protein 33 homolog, which produces MAQIPNLDNAPLNLTAIREQSQKELIHILKHVRGKKCLVIDPKLGDSLSLIIQTSSLKEHGAELRHLSAEPVQTDCTKVVYLVRAQLKLMRFICSSIHNDVSNGLQREYYVYFVPRRTVVCEKVLEEEKVHHMVTIGEYPLYVVPLDEDVLSFELDLSYKECEVDGDTSSLWHIAKAIHKLEFSFGVIPNVRAKGRASVRVADILNRMQAEEPVNSSDMAVPEINTVILLDREVDMVTPLCSQLTYEGLLDEFLHINNGSVELDASIMGLQQEGKKTKVPLNSSDKLLKEIRDLNFEVVVQILRQKATSMKQDYTDMTTTTQTVSDLKDFVKKLNSLPEITRHINLAQHLSTFTSKPSFLGQLDMEHTIIEAQSYDICFDYIEELIHKQEPLTTVLRLLILFSITNSGLPKKQFDYFRRELLHSYGFEHIATLNNLEKAGLFKKQDSKSNWLTIKRTLQLVVEDVDTANPSDIAYVFSGYAPLSIRLVQHAIRSGWRPVEETLKLLPGPHLETRRGGFSNSPSFDTLSGVSTSIAKVPDGRRALVLVVFVGGVTFAEISALRFLSSQESMAYDLIIATTKIVNGQTLLETFMEKLG; this is translated from the exons ATGGCTCAGATTCCAAACCTCGACAATGCTCCTCTCAATCTCACAGCAATCAG GGAACAGTCTCAGAAGGAACTCATCCACATCCTCAAGCAT GTTCGAGGAAAGAAGTGTTTGGTCATTGATCCGAAGCTCGGAGACTCTCTTTCGCTTATCATACAGACATCCAGTCTCAAG GAGCATGGAGCTGAATTGCGGCATCTTTCAGCTGAGCCAGTTCAAACTGACTGCACCAAAGTGGTTTACCTTGTTCGTGCTCAGCTTAAATTGATGAGATTCATATGTTCTAGTATTCACAATGACGTATCAAATGGATTGCAAAGAGAATATTATGTTTATTTTGTCCCCCGCCGCACTGTTGTTTGTGAGAAA GTTCTTGAGGAAGAGAAAGTACATCATATGGTTACTATAGGGGAATATCCCTTGTATGTTGTACCATTGGACGAGGACGTACTGTCATTTGAACTTGATCTTTCTTACAAA GAATGCGAAGTTGATGGTGATACAAGCTCGCTTTGGCATATTGCAAAAGCCATCCACAAACTTGAG TTTTCTTTTGGAGTCATACCGAACGTAAGAGCGAAAGGAAGAGCATCTGTGCGTGTTGCAGATATCTTAAACCGAATGCAAGCTGAGGAACCAGTTAACTCTTCTGAT ATGGCCGTGCCAGAGATAAATACAGTAATCCTTTTAGATAGAGAG GTGGACATGGTCACTCCTTTGTGTTCCCAGTTAACATATGAAGGGCTACTTGATGAG TTTCTGCACATCAACAATGGTTCTGTAGAGCTCGATGCATCTATTATGGGTCTTCaacaagaaggaaaaaaaactaaagtcCCACTTAATTCAAG TGACAAGCTTTTAAAGGAGATACGGGATCTCAACTTTGAAGTTGTTGTCCAG ATTTTGCGCCAAAAAGCTACATCCATGAAGCAAGACTACACAGACATGACAACTACT ACACAGACAGTTTCGGATTTGAAGGACTTTGTGAAAAAGCTGAACTCACTGCCAGAGATTACT AGGCACATAAATCTTGCTCAGCATCTGTCAACATTCACATCAAAGCCTTCTTTTCTTGGGCAGCTTGATATGGAACATACAATTATTGAAGCCCAGAGCTATGATAT ATGCTTTGATTATATTGAAGAATTAATCCATAAGCAGGAGCCTTTAACAACAGTCTTACGCCTTCTAATCCTATTTTCTATTACTAATTCTGGGTTGCCAAAGAAGCAGTTTGACTATTTCAG GAGAGAACTACTCCACAGCTATGGATTCGAGCACATAGCAACACTAAATAATTTAGAGAAGGCTGGACTCTTTAAAAAGCAG gattcaaaaagcaattggcTTACTATAAAACGTACCCTGCAGCTTGTGGTTGAAGACGTTGATACAGCCAA CCCCAGTGATATTGCTTACGTCTTCTCTGGATATGCACCACTTAGCATTCGTCTGGTTCAGCATGCCATTCGATCTGGATg GCGTCCTGTTGAAGAAACTTTGAAACTGCTGCCTGGACCTCACTTGGAAACAAGAAGG GGTGGATTCTCAAATAGCCCATCATTCGACACTTTATCAGGGGTTTCAACCAGCATAGCTAA AGTACCTGATGGAAGGCGTGCCCTGGTGCTTGTTGTCTTTGTTGGAGGTGTTACCTTTGCAGAGATTTCTGCACTAAGATTTCTCAGTTCTCAG GAAAGCATGGCATATGATCTGATTATTGCAACAACAAAAATAGTCAATGGCCAAACTTTGCTTGAAACATTCATGGAAAAGCTTGGTTGA
- the LOC130721226 gene encoding U-box domain-containing protein 14 has product MGGSENPKSAVVGSLVETIKEISGLPECQNVHKRMCGNMVRRVKLLSPLFEELKDSDESLSDEQLGGFESLRVALDSTLTLLKSVNQGSKVYQALRRNDTIDKFQKITEKIEAALSEISYNKLEISEEVQEQIELVHAQFKRAKDQTEFADLQLDLDMAVAQKEKDPDPAILKRLSEKLHLRTINDLKKESSELHELVITSDGEVEECLETISSLLRKLKDSVSTENPEVDTSECEKGSIKHRSPVIPDDFRCPISLELMKDPVIVSTGQTYERCCIQKWLDAGHRTCPKTQQTLLHTALTPNYVLKSLIALWCESNGVELPKKQGSCRTKKSGTSLSDCDKTGISALLDKLASTDIEQQRAAAGELRLLAKRNADNRVCIAEAGAIPLLVDLLSSVDPRTQEHAVTALLNLSINESNKGTIVNAGAIPDIVDVLKNGSMEARENAAATLFSLSVLDENKVAIGAAGAIPALIKLLCEGTPRGKKDAATAIFNLSIYQGNKARAVKAGIVAPLIQFLRDAGGGMVDEALAIMAILSSHHEGRMAVGQAEPIPILVEVIRTGSPRNRENAAAVLWSLCTGDLLQLKLAKKHGAEEALQELSENGTDRAKRKAGSLLELIQRMEGEDTLQES; this is encoded by the exons ATGGGTGGCAGCGAGAATCCGAAATCTGCGGTTGTGGGTAGTTTGGTTGAGACCATCAAGGAGATTTCTGGGTTGCCGGAATGCCAGAACGTTCACAAGAGGATGTGTGGGAACATGGTTCGTAGGGTGAAGCTGTTGAGTCCTTTGTTTGAGGAGCTGAAAGATAGTGATGAGTCCCTCAGTGATGAACAGCTTGGAGGGTTTGAATCTCTAAGGGTTGCTTTGGATTCTACTCTGACACTTCTGAAGTCTGTGAATCAAGGGAGTAAGGTTTATCAG GCTTTGAGGAGGAATGATACAATAGATAAGTTCCAAAAAATAACTGAAAAAATTGAAGCTGCGTTGAGTGAAATTTCATACAACAAACTTGAGATATCAGAGGAAGTTCAAGAACAG ATTGAACTGGTGCATGCTCAATTTAAAAGAGCTAAAGATCAAACAGAGTTTGCTGATTTACAACTAGACTTGGATATGGCAGTGGCACAAAAGGAGAAAGACCCCGATCCTGCTATACTCAAAAGACTTTCGGAGAAGTTGCATTTGAGGACTATAAATGACCTAAAGAAAGAGTCTAGTGAACTACATGAATTGGTGATCACAAGCGATGGAGAAGTGGAGGAATGTCTTGAAACGATCTCATCCCTTCTTAGGAAGCTGAAGGACTCTGTGTCCACAGAAAATCCTGAAGTTGATACCTCTGAATGTGAAAAAGGGTCAATTAAGCACCGGTCTCCTGTAATCCCCGATGATTTTCGATGTCCCATATCTCTTGAACTAATGAAAGATCCTGTCATTGTCTCCACTGGTCAG ACATATGAAAGATGCTGCATTCAAAAATGGCTTGATGCTGGTCACAGAACCTGCCCCAAGACACAGCAGACACTTCTGCACACAGCCCTTACTCCTAATTATGTTTTAAAGAGTCTGATAGCTTTATGGTGTGAAAGCAATGGTGTTGAGCTACCAAAGAAACAAGGGAGCTGTAGAACAAAGAAATCTGGAACCAGTCTTTCAGATTGCGACAAAACTGGTATCAGCGCTTTATTGGATAAACTAGCAAGTACCGATATAGAACAGCAAAGGGCGGCTGCTGGTGAGCTCCGGTTGCTGGCTAAGAGGAATGCGGATAACAGAGTGTGTATTGCTGAGGCAGGAGCAATACCACTTCTTGTAGATTTGTTGTCTTCTGTAGATCCTCGAACTCAGGAGCATGCTGTCACGGCCCTTCTCAATCTCTCAATCAACGAGAGTAACAAAGGAACTATAGTGAATGCCGGAGCTATACCGGATATTGTGGATGTACTGAAAAATGGCAGCATGGAGGCTAGAGAAAATGCAGCTGCAACCCTCTTCAGTTTATCTGTTCTAGATGAGAACAAGGTTGCAATAGGTGCAGCTGGAGCTATCCCAGCTCTTATAAAGTTACTTTGTGAAGGTACTCCCAGAGGTAAGAAGGATGCTGCTACTGCTATCTTTAATCTGTCTATTTATCAGGGAAACAAAGCAAGAGCTGTAAAAGCCGGTATAGTGGCCCCGCTGATACAATTTCTGAGGGATGCTGGGGGAGGGATGGTGGATGAAGCACTAGCTATAATGGCAATCCTTTCAAGCCATCATGAAGGCAGGATGGCAGTCGGTCAGGCTGAGCCAATCCCTATTCTAGTCGAGGTTATACGAACAGGGTCTCCGCGCAACCGGGAGAATGCTGCTGCTGTCTTGTGGTCGCTATGTACAGGAGATTTGCTGCAGTTGAAACTAGCAAAGAAACATGGTGCAGAAGAAGCGCTGCAGGAATTATCAGAAAATGGAACTGATAGAGCTAAGAGGAAAGCTGGAAGTTTATTAGAACTAATACAGCGAATGGAGGGGGAGGACACTTTGCAAGAATCATAA